A window from Gottschalkiaceae bacterium SANA encodes these proteins:
- a CDS encoding propanediol/glycerol family dehydratase large subunit: MKRSKRFQVLAERDVNKDGFIKEWPEVGLIAMDGPNDPTPSIKIQNGKVVELDGKKRADFDLIDSFIAEYGIELSRAEEVMAIPSVDLAKMLVDVNVPRSEMVKYTIAMTPAKAAEVMGKMNVLEMMMALTKMRPRKTPSNQCHVTNVKDHPVQIAADSAEAALRGFDEHETTVGVVRYAPFNALALLVGSQVGRPGVLTQCAVEEATELQLGMRGLTAYAETVSVYGTEQVFVDGDDTPWSKAFLASAYASRGLKMRFTSGTGSEVQMGYAEGKSMLYLEARCVFITKAAGVQGLQNGSISCIGVPGAVPSGIRAVLAENVITTMLDMEVASGNDQTFSHSPIRRTARTLMQMIPGTDFIFSGYSATPNYDNMFAGSNFDADDYDDYNVLQRDLKVDGGLQPVTEEEVVKVRNKAAKVLQAVFKNLDLTEITDEEVEAATYAHGSKDMPDRNVVEDLKAAQEMMERKVTGVDVIKALHNGGYEGVAGDLLNMMKMRVSGDHLHTSAIIDENFHVISAVNNCNDYAGPSTGYQMSSDRWDQIKNIPNAIDATDFE; encoded by the coding sequence GATGGTCCCAATGACCCCACACCAAGCATTAAGATTCAAAACGGCAAGGTTGTGGAATTAGATGGAAAGAAACGGGCAGACTTTGACTTAATTGATAGTTTTATCGCAGAGTATGGGATTGAATTATCTCGAGCAGAAGAAGTTATGGCAATTCCTTCTGTAGACTTGGCAAAGATGTTGGTTGATGTTAATGTACCGCGAAGTGAGATGGTTAAATACACCATCGCCATGACTCCTGCAAAAGCAGCGGAAGTTATGGGAAAAATGAATGTTCTTGAAATGATGATGGCCTTGACAAAGATGCGACCTAGAAAAACGCCATCCAATCAATGTCATGTTACCAATGTGAAGGATCATCCCGTACAGATCGCTGCAGACTCTGCAGAGGCGGCTCTTCGTGGATTCGATGAGCATGAGACAACTGTTGGTGTTGTTCGATATGCACCTTTCAATGCTTTGGCATTGTTGGTTGGTTCTCAAGTCGGACGTCCAGGTGTCTTAACTCAATGTGCTGTTGAAGAAGCAACTGAATTGCAACTCGGCATGCGGGGCTTAACTGCCTATGCGGAAACAGTATCCGTATACGGAACCGAGCAAGTATTTGTCGATGGCGATGATACGCCGTGGTCAAAAGCATTCTTGGCTTCTGCATATGCATCACGCGGATTGAAAATGCGATTTACATCAGGTACAGGTTCAGAAGTTCAGATGGGTTATGCGGAAGGCAAATCCATGTTATATCTTGAAGCTCGTTGTGTTTTCATTACAAAAGCAGCCGGCGTACAAGGCTTGCAAAACGGTTCCATCAGCTGTATTGGTGTACCGGGTGCGGTTCCTTCAGGAATTCGTGCGGTCTTGGCAGAAAACGTCATTACAACCATGTTGGATATGGAAGTTGCATCAGGCAATGACCAAACCTTCTCTCACTCACCAATTCGTCGGACAGCAAGAACCTTGATGCAGATGATTCCTGGAACAGACTTTATCTTCTCTGGATATTCTGCAACACCGAACTACGACAATATGTTTGCCGGTTCAAACTTTGATGCAGATGACTATGATGACTACAATGTTCTTCAGCGCGACTTAAAAGTTGATGGTGGTCTTCAACCCGTTACAGAAGAAGAAGTCGTTAAGGTTCGGAATAAAGCGGCAAAAGTTTTGCAGGCTGTCTTTAAGAACCTAGACTTGACTGAAATCACCGATGAAGAAGTGGAAGCAGCAACTTATGCCCACGGCTCAAAAGATATGCCGGACAGAAATGTAGTTGAAGACTTGAAAGCAGCACAGGAGATGATGGAAAGAAAAGTCACAGGTGTTGATGTAATTAAAGCGCTTCATAACGGCGGATACGAAGGTGTAGCAGGCGATTTGTTGAATATGATGAAGATGCGCGTTTCTGGTGATCATCTACATACTTCAGCAATTATCGATGAGAACTTCCACGTAATCTCTGCAGTCAACAATTGCAATGATTATGCGGGTCCAAGCACTGGATACCAGATGAGCTCAGATCGATGGGATCAGATTAAGAATATTCCGAACGCGATTGATGCGACGGATTTTGAGTAA
- the pduE gene encoding propanediol dehydratase small subunit PduE, whose amino-acid sequence MNQKDMLESIVQEVMKQMSGDAPSAPVAKGNVATADRDYPLSERRQDQIKSPTGKSLNEITLEGVMNGSVTADDCKIRPETLEMQAQIAESVGRDAFARNLRRAAELIAVPDDRLLEIYNALRPYRSTKGEMIAIADELENQYSAKINGAFIREAAELYEQRGRLRV is encoded by the coding sequence ATGAATCAAAAAGATATGTTAGAGAGCATCGTTCAAGAAGTGATGAAGCAGATGAGCGGCGACGCACCATCAGCCCCAGTGGCTAAGGGTAATGTTGCGACAGCTGATCGAGATTATCCATTGAGTGAACGCAGACAAGACCAAATTAAATCGCCAACAGGAAAATCTTTAAACGAGATTACCCTGGAAGGTGTAATGAATGGATCGGTTACAGCGGATGATTGTAAAATCAGACCGGAAACGCTTGAAATGCAAGCGCAGATTGCTGAATCTGTTGGTCGGGACGCCTTTGCACGCAACCTTCGACGAGCAGCAGAACTGATTGCGGTTCCCGATGATCGTTTGTTGGAAATTTATAATGCACTTCGTCCGTATCGATCAACAAAGGGCGAAATGATTGCGATTGCAGATGAATTGGAAAATCAATATAGTGCAAAAATCAACGGAGCGTTTATTCGTGAAGCTGCAGAATTGTATGAGCAACGGGGACGACTGCGAGTTTAA
- a CDS encoding propanediol/glycerol family dehydratase medium subunit, whose protein sequence is MTINENLVRSVIEEVLKNYQFENNGNAVTQKSAPVPETGGLTLTEGAIAEEGRKSDEVVIAVAPAFGKFQNATIVKIPHREVLRQVIAGIEEEGLKARVIRVTHTSDVAMIAHRAAKLSGSGIGIGIQSKGTTVIHQKDLMQLSNLELFPQAPLLTATVFRAIGKNAAKYAKGESPAPVPTMNDQMARPKYQAIAALLHIKETEHVVPHAKPVTLDVKFS, encoded by the coding sequence ATGACAATTAATGAGAACCTAGTACGCAGTGTAATTGAAGAAGTTTTGAAAAATTATCAATTCGAAAATAATGGAAATGCCGTTACTCAAAAGTCAGCACCTGTTCCGGAAACCGGCGGTTTGACTTTGACAGAAGGCGCCATTGCTGAAGAAGGACGAAAGAGTGATGAAGTAGTAATCGCTGTTGCACCAGCTTTTGGCAAATTCCAAAATGCGACGATCGTTAAAATACCACATCGTGAAGTGCTTCGTCAAGTGATTGCGGGCATTGAAGAAGAGGGTTTGAAGGCGAGAGTGATTCGTGTTACTCATACCTCTGATGTTGCTATGATCGCCCATCGCGCGGCGAAATTGAGCGGCTCAGGTATTGGTATTGGTATCCAATCAAAGGGAACCACGGTTATTCATCAAAAAGATTTGATGCAATTAAGCAACCTGGAATTATTCCCTCAAGCGCCATTGTTGACTGCGACGGTGTTCCGTGCAATTGGCAAAAATGCTGCGAAATACGCCAAAGGCGAATCTCCAGCACCAGTGCCAACAATGAACGATCAGATGGCACGACCAAAGTACCAGGCGATCGCAGCTTTGTTGCATATCAAGGAAACGGAGCATGTGGTACCACACGCAAAGCCCGTAACACTTGATGTGAAGTTTTCGTAG
- the pduH gene encoding propanediol dehydratase reactivase beta subunit PduH: protein MDNRPRIEVLVARGNAHHSSLMQVLYGIEEEQVPVSITETDNTSVEAMAYEAAERSKLEVGIGMDREGNFALHHKKLERLSPYMQLAKRSSDERARVFGNNSARLVKRMPLRDE from the coding sequence ATGGATAATCGACCGAGAATTGAAGTATTGGTTGCGCGGGGCAACGCGCATCATTCGAGTCTGATGCAGGTCCTTTATGGTATTGAAGAAGAACAGGTACCGGTATCGATAACGGAAACGGATAATACATCGGTTGAAGCCATGGCTTACGAAGCGGCGGAACGGTCAAAATTGGAAGTGGGAATTGGAATGGATAGGGAGGGGAATTTTGCCCTCCATCACAAAAAACTGGAAAGACTTAGTCCCTATATGCAACTTGCAAAACGAAGTTCGGATGAGCGGGCTAGAGTTTTTGGCAACAACAGTGCAAGGCTAGTGAAGCGCATGCCCTTGCGTGATGAATGA
- a CDS encoding diol dehydratase reactivase subunit alpha — MTWIAGIDIGNATTETALAKSEGKALTFEATGIVKTTGIKGTKDNLRGVYSSLKMAANQANIPVTSISEIRINEAAPVIGDVAMETITETIITESTMIGHNPSTPGGIGVGVGISIPLREIGPSDRDQPIIALVDRGIDFDDAAREINKLTANGYQVQGVIAQYDDAVLIHNRLDVKMPIIDEVTLFEKIPQRMLTSVEVAGPGNVIEVLSNPYGIATVFGLTAEETKSIVPIARALIGNRSAVVIKTPAGDVRAKHIPAGKIRIIGQTKRSEVDVEAGAEEMMTCVSNCMPITDIKGEPGTNAGGMLERVRQVMANLTGQVATKIQIQDLLAVDTFVPQAVKGGLAGEFAMENAVGVAAMVKADRLQMQTIADALSGDLNIPVAVGGVEADMAIRGALTTPGTKAPLAILDMGAGSTDASIINRDGEIQSIHLAGAGNMVTLLIQTELGLEGPELAEDIKKYPLAKGESLFHIRHEGGSVQFFDKPIDPKVYARVAILKDGMMLPLPGDLSMERIREVRRDAKRKVFVVNALRALKSVSLTGNLRDIEYVVLVGGSALDFEVPQLVTDALSKFGVVAGRGNIRGTEGPRNAVATGLILAKEEERHG, encoded by the coding sequence ATGACATGGATTGCTGGAATCGATATTGGAAATGCGACAACTGAAACGGCCCTCGCAAAGAGCGAGGGCAAGGCTCTTACATTTGAGGCGACCGGTATTGTGAAAACCACGGGGATCAAGGGGACCAAGGATAATTTGCGGGGCGTTTACTCCTCTTTAAAGATGGCAGCAAACCAAGCCAACATTCCTGTTACTTCGATTTCTGAGATTCGTATTAATGAGGCAGCACCTGTTATTGGTGATGTTGCCATGGAAACCATTACGGAAACGATTATAACCGAATCAACTATGATTGGTCATAATCCATCGACCCCAGGTGGGATCGGTGTTGGTGTGGGCATTTCCATTCCCTTGCGGGAGATTGGACCGAGTGATCGTGACCAGCCAATTATTGCTTTGGTGGACCGTGGTATTGATTTTGACGATGCAGCCAGAGAAATTAATAAATTGACAGCCAATGGCTATCAGGTTCAAGGTGTGATTGCACAATATGATGACGCAGTGCTGATTCATAATCGATTAGATGTAAAGATGCCAATTATTGATGAGGTTACACTTTTCGAGAAAATTCCACAGCGGATGTTGACATCTGTTGAGGTGGCTGGACCGGGGAATGTAATTGAAGTCCTTTCCAATCCCTATGGGATTGCGACGGTATTCGGATTAACTGCGGAAGAAACCAAGTCGATCGTACCCATCGCACGGGCATTGATCGGCAATCGTTCGGCTGTGGTCATTAAAACGCCGGCAGGCGATGTGCGGGCAAAGCATATTCCAGCTGGAAAAATTCGAATTATTGGACAAACGAAACGATCTGAAGTAGATGTGGAAGCGGGCGCAGAAGAGATGATGACTTGCGTGAGCAATTGTATGCCGATTACAGATATTAAGGGAGAGCCGGGCACCAATGCCGGTGGCATGCTGGAACGGGTTCGCCAAGTTATGGCAAATTTGACGGGTCAAGTCGCTACAAAAATTCAGATTCAAGATTTATTGGCTGTTGATACCTTTGTGCCGCAAGCGGTGAAAGGTGGATTGGCTGGAGAATTTGCCATGGAGAACGCTGTAGGCGTGGCGGCCATGGTGAAAGCGGACCGCTTGCAGATGCAGACCATTGCGGATGCATTAAGCGGTGATTTGAATATTCCCGTAGCCGTAGGCGGTGTAGAAGCCGACATGGCAATTCGTGGTGCTCTAACAACCCCTGGAACCAAGGCGCCATTGGCGATTTTGGATATGGGGGCAGGTTCCACCGACGCCTCGATTATCAATCGGGACGGGGAGATTCAGTCGATTCACTTGGCGGGTGCCGGGAATATGGTAACCCTCTTGATTCAAACGGAATTGGGACTTGAAGGCCCTGAACTTGCCGAGGATATAAAAAAATATCCATTGGCAAAGGGGGAAAGTCTCTTTCATATCCGACATGAAGGAGGGAGTGTACAATTCTTTGACAAACCTATCGATCCCAAAGTTTATGCTCGAGTGGCAATTTTGAAAGATGGCATGATGCTGCCTTTGCCTGGAGATCTTTCTATGGAAAGGATCCGGGAGGTTCGACGGGACGCCAAACGAAAGGTATTTGTTGTAAACGCGCTTCGCGCCTTAAAATCTGTGAGTTTAACGGGAAATCTACGGGATATCGAATATGTGGTACTTGTAGGCGGATCGGCTCTTGACTTTGAAGTGCCGCAATTGGTAACGGATGCTTTGTCGAAATTCGGCGTGGTAGCGGGACGCGGCAATATTCGAGGTACGGAAGGACCACGGAATGCGGTAGCAACAGGATTGATCCTCGCTAAGGAGGAAGAACGTCATGGATAA